The following coding sequences lie in one Megalodesulfovibrio gigas DSM 1382 = ATCC 19364 genomic window:
- a CDS encoding MBOAT family O-acyltransferase encodes MVFSSPLFLFLFLPLVLLGTLLLPRQARNGFLLVASLGFYAWGEPYHYWLMVVSILLNWAAGLYLAPAGTCPRGSDDASRKWLLGLTLAANLGLLLHYKYFNFLLANANELAGALGYAPLLIQEEAVHLPIGISFFTFQGMSYLLDVYRGHSAPQRNPFRVGLYISLFPQLIAGPIVRYEDVAREMEHRQVSLDGWAYGIQRFILGLGKKVLLANTLGALADQVMALPIAEMSPGIAWLGIICYTLQIYFDFSGYSDMAIGLGAMFGFKFPENFDYPYISQSIQEFWRRWHITLSTWFRDYLYIPLGGNRRGPFRTYFNLFAVFTLCGIWHGASWNFLIWGLYYSVFLILERAFLGALLKRIWRPIRHLYALVVVMVGWVFFRIEELPQALRYLQAMVGGNAADQVLHTASQYLHGELIGALVLGALFATPVANVQFRRLCQLGQTRLAPQVIAFAMLTGVFLLSVLQAAVSTYNPFIYFRF; translated from the coding sequence ATGGTTTTCAGCTCACCCCTGTTCCTGTTCCTGTTTCTCCCCCTTGTGCTGCTCGGTACGCTGCTGCTGCCGCGGCAGGCCCGCAACGGGTTTTTGCTGGTAGCGAGCCTGGGTTTTTACGCCTGGGGCGAACCGTATCATTATTGGCTGATGGTGGTGTCCATCCTGCTGAACTGGGCCGCAGGCCTGTACCTGGCGCCTGCCGGCACCTGCCCGCGCGGCAGCGACGACGCCAGCCGGAAGTGGCTGCTGGGGCTGACCCTGGCGGCAAATCTGGGCCTGCTGCTGCATTACAAGTACTTCAATTTCCTGCTGGCCAATGCCAATGAGCTGGCTGGCGCCCTGGGCTACGCCCCCTTGCTGATCCAGGAAGAAGCCGTCCATCTGCCCATCGGCATTTCCTTTTTCACGTTCCAGGGCATGTCGTACCTGCTGGATGTATACCGCGGCCACAGCGCGCCGCAACGCAACCCCTTCCGCGTGGGTCTGTATATTTCGCTGTTTCCGCAGCTCATTGCCGGCCCCATTGTGCGGTATGAGGATGTGGCCAGGGAGATGGAGCACCGCCAGGTTTCCCTGGACGGCTGGGCGTATGGCATCCAGCGCTTCATCCTGGGCCTGGGCAAGAAGGTGCTGCTGGCCAACACGCTGGGGGCCCTGGCGGATCAGGTGATGGCCCTGCCGATTGCGGAGATGAGTCCCGGCATTGCCTGGCTGGGCATTATCTGCTACACATTGCAGATATATTTCGATTTTTCCGGATATTCAGACATGGCTATCGGCCTGGGGGCCATGTTCGGCTTCAAGTTTCCCGAAAACTTTGACTATCCCTACATCTCCCAAAGCATCCAGGAATTCTGGCGGCGCTGGCACATCACCCTGTCCACCTGGTTCCGGGACTATCTGTATATCCCGCTGGGGGGCAATCGCCGCGGGCCGTTTCGCACATATTTCAACCTGTTCGCCGTATTCACCCTGTGCGGGATATGGCACGGCGCCAGTTGGAACTTCCTGATCTGGGGCCTGTATTACTCCGTCTTCCTGATCCTGGAGCGGGCCTTCCTGGGCGCCTTGCTGAAGCGCATATGGCGGCCCATCCGGCACCTGTACGCCCTGGTGGTGGTGATGGTGGGCTGGGTGTTTTTCCGCATTGAGGAACTGCCCCAGGCACTGCGCTACCTGCAGGCCATGGTCGGGGGCAACGCGGCGGATCAGGTGCTCCACACCGCCTCGCAGTATCTGCATGGCGAGCTCATCGGTGCGCTTGTTCTGGGCGCATTGTTCGCCACGCCGGTTGCCAATGTGCAGTTCCGCCGGCTCTGCCAGCTCGGCCAGACCCGTCTTGCACCGCAAGTGATCGCCTTTGCCATGCTGACCGGCGTGTTCCTGCTCTCGGTGCTGCAGGCGGCGGTTTCCACGTACAACCCCTTCATCTACTTCCGGTTTTAA
- a CDS encoding cytochrome c3 family protein → MPNALPACLVLSVVLLAAAVGAVAAPQSPSSPLTLRYLKKEVVFPHAAHGALECRTCHHPWDGENPMPKCSEAGCHDVFDAKDKSEKSFYKIVHGPGAAAAPSCLACHKDTAAKNPERKKVLTGCAGSACHPS, encoded by the coding sequence ATGCCGAATGCGCTGCCGGCTTGCCTCGTACTCAGCGTGGTGCTGCTGGCCGCTGCTGTGGGAGCTGTGGCGGCTCCCCAATCCCCCAGTTCGCCCCTGACCCTGCGATACCTGAAAAAAGAGGTGGTTTTCCCTCATGCCGCCCATGGCGCGCTGGAGTGCCGTACGTGTCATCACCCATGGGATGGGGAAAACCCCATGCCCAAATGTTCCGAAGCCGGGTGCCACGATGTGTTCGACGCCAAAGACAAATCCGAAAAATCGTTTTACAAGATCGTGCATGGTCCCGGTGCGGCTGCTGCACCAAGCTGCCTTGCCTGCCACAAGGACACGGCAGCAAAAAACCCGGAACGCAAAAAGGTCCTGACCGGCTGTGCCGGCAGTGCCTGCCATCCGAGTTGA
- a CDS encoding DHHW family protein: MQSQHVTPLSPLARHMQWALTAMFLLALLAPSIMQFSGVELHRSDFELRLKAELPAFPQTMRDLSRLPKQFDRWYSDHFGLRATMIRAYVLAKYHLLGAIQVNKVVFGRDGWLFFTDADPTIDPIASYRGTTLLTQAELAEITVNLNAWDEWCRARGIVFALLIAPNKSMIFPEKLPPGLGPVPRPNRLAIFMEHMRQHATPLVVDPTPRLLAHKQERIYYKTDSHWTSLGAMYATQLLQEQMAPRLTAAGKDGIWAPLQLSDYTVTEIPRNGGDLAHMVILADDVQDVNMQLTPLHDRNATAVAAGVQRPRVVLYGDSFSVFLPEFLAQDFDIITTPQNQSLDPAFIEKQQPSLLIMEIVERKLPKLIDRTRSIRFLPQIQAP, from the coding sequence ATGCAGTCCCAGCACGTCACCCCGCTCTCCCCGCTTGCCCGGCATATGCAATGGGCGCTGACGGCCATGTTTCTTCTGGCGCTGCTCGCGCCCAGCATAATGCAATTCAGCGGGGTGGAGCTGCACCGAAGCGACTTCGAGCTGCGGCTGAAAGCCGAATTGCCGGCCTTTCCGCAGACCATGCGCGACCTGTCGCGACTGCCCAAACAGTTCGACCGCTGGTACAGCGACCACTTTGGCCTGCGCGCCACCATGATCCGGGCCTACGTGCTGGCCAAATACCACCTGCTGGGGGCCATCCAGGTAAATAAGGTGGTCTTCGGACGCGATGGCTGGCTGTTTTTCACCGACGCAGATCCCACCATTGACCCCATCGCCTCATATAGGGGAACCACCCTATTGACCCAGGCAGAATTGGCGGAAATTACCGTCAATCTCAATGCCTGGGACGAATGGTGCCGTGCCCGCGGCATTGTGTTCGCCCTGCTCATTGCGCCCAACAAGTCTATGATTTTTCCAGAGAAGTTGCCGCCGGGCCTTGGCCCGGTGCCCCGGCCCAACCGGCTGGCCATCTTCATGGAACACATGCGCCAGCACGCCACCCCCCTGGTGGTGGACCCGACGCCCCGACTGTTGGCGCACAAACAGGAACGCATCTACTACAAGACCGACTCTCACTGGACCAGTCTGGGCGCCATGTACGCCACGCAACTGCTGCAGGAACAGATGGCCCCCCGTCTGACGGCAGCCGGCAAGGATGGCATCTGGGCTCCGCTGCAGCTCTCGGACTACACCGTGACGGAAATCCCCCGCAATGGCGGCGACCTGGCGCATATGGTCATCCTGGCTGACGATGTGCAGGATGTGAACATGCAGTTGACTCCGCTGCACGATCGCAACGCCACGGCTGTTGCTGCCGGTGTGCAGCGGCCTCGCGTTGTGCTCTACGGCGATTCCTTCTCTGTGTTCCTGCCGGAGTTTTTGGCACAGGATTTTGATATCATCACCACTCCCCAGAACCAAAGCCTTGATCCCGCATTCATAGAGAAGCAGCAACCCTCATTGCTGATTATGGAAATTGTGGAACGCAAGCTGCCCAAGCTCATCGACCGCACCCGCAGCATCCGGTTTCTCCCCCAAATTCAAGCGCCATAG
- a CDS encoding tetratricopeptide repeat protein, whose translation MEYFNTGLSYYNNGQYVPAAEQFEFAVSLMPGMVDAHYYRGMCYMQLNQILRAEEAFKMALRYNPNHLLTREALGLLYFNSGNYLAAKAELEAARALNSVSPVVYYCLGRLYMQERNCKEAILAFDKALRLNPGYAEASAELARAKAMCGGGVKKPSQPPVREEKSFKGGAKALDPSEF comes from the coding sequence ATGGAGTATTTCAATACGGGCTTGAGCTACTACAATAACGGGCAGTACGTCCCTGCCGCAGAGCAGTTCGAGTTTGCCGTGTCGCTGATGCCGGGCATGGTGGATGCACACTACTATCGCGGCATGTGCTACATGCAGCTCAACCAGATTTTGCGGGCGGAAGAAGCCTTCAAAATGGCGTTGCGCTACAACCCCAATCATCTGTTGACCCGCGAGGCCCTGGGGCTGTTGTATTTCAACTCCGGGAATTACCTGGCCGCCAAGGCCGAGCTGGAAGCCGCGCGCGCGCTGAACAGCGTCTCGCCCGTTGTCTACTATTGCCTTGGCAGGCTGTACATGCAGGAGCGCAACTGCAAGGAAGCCATCCTCGCCTTCGACAAGGCCCTGCGCCTGAATCCGGGCTATGCCGAAGCCAGCGCGGAACTGGCCCGGGCCAAGGCCATGTGCGGCGGCGGCGTCAAGAAGCCCTCGCAGCCGCCCGTGCGTGAGGAGAAATCCTTCAAGGGTGGCGCCAAGGCCCTGGATCCGAGCGAGTTCTAG